The Gemmatimonadales bacterium genome contains the following window.
AAGTACGGCGCCGTGTGGGAGGCGCCGCAGAGCTACGCGTACCTGCCGCTGGCGCAGAGCTACCGCTCCTGGGTGACCGTGGTCGTGCGGACGCGCGGCGATCCGCGGGCGCTCGAGCCCGCGGTCCGCGCCGAGATCGGGGCGCTCGACCCGGACCTGCCGATCTTCGCCGCGATGACCGGCCGCGAGTTCGTCGCCAGCGCGCTCAACGTGCCGACGATGGCGGCCGGGGTGGCGACGGCCTTCGGGGCGCTGGCGCTGCTGCTCGCCGTGGTCGGCATCTACGGGATCGTGTCGGTCACGGTCGCCCAGCGCACCCGCGAGGTCGGAATCCGCGTCGCCCTGGGCGCGGCGCGGGGCGACGTACTGCGGCTGGTGCTGGGCCGCACCGGGCGGCTGGCCGCGGCCGGCATGGCCGCGGGGCTGCTCGCGGCCCTGGGCGCGGGCCGGCTGCTCGCGCACCTGCTCTACGGCGTGAGCGGCGCCGACCTCGTGACCTTCGTGTCGGTGCCCGTGCTGCTGGCGCTGGTCGTGGGCGCGGCCTGCTGGGTCCCGGCGCGGCGCGCGGTGCGGGTGGACCCGATGGTGGCGTTGAGAACGGAATAGACCGCCACCCACGCCCTACGAACTGCCACTCGGGGCTTCGGAGCATGGACAGCTTTCTCCAGGACCTCCGCTACACCGTCCGCACGCTCGCCAAGAGCCGCGGATTCACGGCCGTCGCGATCCTCACCCTCGCGCTCGGCATCGGCGTCAGCGTCGCGATCTTCAGCGTCGTGGACCGCGTGCTGCTCCGGCCGCTGCCGTTCCCGGAGTCGGAGCGACTGGTGGCGGTGTGCGAGACGCATCCCTCGGTCGCGGCGTTCTGCATCGGGTCGCCGCCGGACGTGGAGGACTTCGCGCGCGCGAGCCGGGCGCTGACCTCGATCGGCCTCGGGCGCGACTGGTCGTTCAGCGCGCGCCGCGGCGCCGCGGCGGAGGGCGTGGCCGGCGGCCTCGCGACGCCGGGACTGTTCCGCACGCTCGGGGTCGCGCCGGCGCTGGGCCGGCTGCTCGGGCCCGGCGATCTCGGTCCCGGTGCGCACCGGGTGGTGGTGCTGAGCGATGCGCTGTGGCGCACCTGGTACGGGGCCGATCGCGGTGCAGTCGGCCGCTCGCTGGTGCTGGACGGGAGCGCCTACGAGATCGTGGGCGTGCTGCCGCCCACGGCCGAGGTGCCGGGGCTCGAGGAGGTGCGACTCTGGGTGCCGCTCCCCTTCGACCCCCGGGACGAGGAGAACCGCAAGTGGCGCGGCTTCGAGGTCATCGGCCGGCTGGCGCCGGGTGCGACGGCGGCTGCCGCCGCCTCGGACCTGGGCGCGATCCAGCGCGACCTCGCCGTCCGCTACCCCCAGACCAACCGTGACTGGGGCGTGCGGGTCGAGCCCCTCCTCGATCACGTCGTCGGGCCGGTGCGGCCGACGCTGCTCGTCTTCCTCGGTGCGGTCGCCATCCTGCTGCTGGTCGCGTGCGCGAACGTCGCCAATCTGCTGGTGGCGCGCGGCGCGACGCGCGAGCGCGAGTTCGCGGTGCGCGCCGCCCTCGGCGCGGGCCCGGGCGGCCTGTACCGGCTGCTCGCGATCGAGAGCGCGGTGCTGGCCCTGGCCGGCGGCGCCGGTGGGCTGCTCGTCGGGCGCTGGGCGATGGACGCGCTGCTGCCGCTCCTGCCCGGCCGCCTGCCGCGGCTGGAAGCCGTGACGCTCGACGCGCGGCTGCTGGGCTTCGCGCTCGTGCTCACGGTGGCGGTGGGCATCGTCGCCGGTCTCGCCCCGGCGCTCCACGCCGTGCGCCTCGACCTCGCGGCCGCGATCAAGGAGGGCCACCAGCCGGTGGCGTGGCGCCAGGCGCTCGGACTGCGCGGCGGCCTCGTCGTCGCCGAGGTGGCGATGGCCTTCGTGCTGGCGACGGGTGCGGTTCTCCTGGCGCGCAGCTTCGCGTCGCAGCTCACGTGGGAGCCGGGCTTCGACCGGGAGAACCTGCTGACCTTCTGGACCCTGGCCTCGGACGGGAAGTACCGCGACGGCCCGAGCGTCGCGGCGCTGTTCGAGCGCATCGGCGCCGAGCTGCGGGCGATCCCCGGCGTGCGGTCGGTCGGCATGGCCTCGAGCGGGCCGCTGTTCGGCGGCACCGAGACGGACGAGTTCGTGCTCGAGGGTAGCGGCGCCGCGGCGCCGCGCGAGCCGATCGTGGCGCGGTGGTACGACATGGATGCCGGCTACTTCCCGACCCTGGGCGTAGCCCTGAAGCAGGGCCGGCCGTTCACCGACGCGGACCGCGCCGGCGCCCCGCGGGTCGCGCTGGTGAACGAGACGATGGCGCGGCGCTACTTCGGGGGCGCGAGTCCCGTGGGCCGCCGCATCCGCCTGAAGAACGACGCGACCCCGATGGAGATCGTGGGCGTGGTGGCCGACATCCCGCCGTTCCTGCCGGGCGCCGCGGCGCAGCCGGAGGTCTACTGGCCGTACCAGCAGGCGCCGCGCTGGGCCAGCTTCTTCGTGCTGCGCACCGGCGGCGACCCGTCCGCCGTGGCGAAGCTGGTGGGCTCGCACCTCGCCGCGGTGGACCCCGACATGGAGGCGAGCGGCCTGGCGACGCTCGAGGACCGCGTGGGCCACGAGCTCAGGCGTCCGCGCTTCAACCTGCTGCTGATCGGCGTGTTCGCGGCGTTCGCGCTCGGGCTCACGCTGGTCGGCGTGTACGGCGTCGTCGCCGCGTCGGTGGCGGGACGCCGGCGCGAGATCGGCATCCGCGTCGCGCTCGGCGCCGGCACGCGGCAGGTGCTGGCGATGGTGATGGGGGAGGGCATGGCGCTGGTCGGCGCCGGCGTCGCAATCGGGCTGGTGGCGGCGGCCTGGCTCACCCGGTTCGCCGCCGGCCTGCTCTACGGCGTGGCGCCCGGCGACGCCGCGACGCGCGTGGCGACCGCGGCGCTCGTGGG
Protein-coding sequences here:
- a CDS encoding ABC transporter permease, coding for MDSFLQDLRYTVRTLAKSRGFTAVAILTLALGIGVSVAIFSVVDRVLLRPLPFPESERLVAVCETHPSVAAFCIGSPPDVEDFARASRALTSIGLGRDWSFSARRGAAAEGVAGGLATPGLFRTLGVAPALGRLLGPGDLGPGAHRVVVLSDALWRTWYGADRGAVGRSLVLDGSAYEIVGVLPPTAEVPGLEEVRLWVPLPFDPRDEENRKWRGFEVIGRLAPGATAAAAASDLGAIQRDLAVRYPQTNRDWGVRVEPLLDHVVGPVRPTLLVFLGAVAILLLVACANVANLLVARGATREREFAVRAALGAGPGGLYRLLAIESAVLALAGGAGGLLVGRWAMDALLPLLPGRLPRLEAVTLDARLLGFALVLTVAVGIVAGLAPALHAVRLDLAAAIKEGHQPVAWRQALGLRGGLVVAEVAMAFVLATGAVLLARSFASQLTWEPGFDRENLLTFWTLASDGKYRDGPSVAALFERIGAELRAIPGVRSVGMASSGPLFGGTETDEFVLEGSGAAAPREPIVARWYDMDAGYFPTLGVALKQGRPFTDADRAGAPRVALVNETMARRYFGGASPVGRRIRLKNDATPMEIVGVVADIPPFLPGAAAQPEVYWPYQQAPRWASFFVLRTGGDPSAVAKLVGSHLAAVDPDMEASGLATLEDRVGHELRRPRFNLLLIGVFAAFALGLTLVGVYGVVAASVAGRRREIGIRVALGAGTRQVLAMVMGEGMALVGAGVAIGLVAAAWLTRFAAGLLYGVAPGDAATRVATAALVGLAAALACAVPALRAARVDPMVALRAE